One part of the Gemmatimonadaceae bacterium genome encodes these proteins:
- a CDS encoding methylmalonyl-CoA mutase — translation MSNPSESRRSPSGIDVHAVYRPADAAGDYSQSLGDPGTFPFTRGVQPTMYRGRLWTMRQYAGFGTAAETNTRFRHLLAAGQTGLSVAFDLPTQMGIDSDAPRALGEVGRVGVAIDTVEDMHALLLDLPLDKVSTSMTINATAATLLAMYIVVAEERGIARAQVSGTIQNDLLKEYIARGTYIYPPGPSLRLIADIFRFCAAEVPNWNPISISGYHIREAGATAVQELAFTFANTLEYVRQAIAAGLPVDRFAPRLSFFFAAHNDLFEEVAKFRAARRIYARLMRERFGASDASCRLRFHTQTGGVTLTAQQPLNNVVRVAVQTLAATLGGTQSLHTNGYDEALALPTAEAATLALRTQQVVAYESGVASTVDPLAGSYYVEALTDELERQTLELLAKVDEMGGAERAIAAGFFQDEIARSAYAHQLRVESGETVVVGVNRFDDGRDPPIIASPDFSRLELEQVQRLRAVKATRDRERVDASLAALSAAAAPYADRSDGASGGWGPEGAGVLPTLMPLIIDAVRARGSVGEISDTLERSWGQFRPA, via the coding sequence ATGTCCAATCCCTCCGAGTCCCGCCGGTCGCCGTCAGGCATCGACGTGCACGCCGTGTACCGCCCCGCCGATGCAGCGGGCGACTATTCGCAGTCGTTAGGCGACCCCGGCACCTTCCCGTTCACGCGTGGCGTCCAGCCCACCATGTACCGCGGGCGCCTGTGGACCATGCGGCAGTACGCGGGCTTCGGGACGGCGGCAGAAACCAACACGCGCTTCCGTCACCTCCTCGCCGCCGGGCAGACCGGACTCTCCGTCGCCTTCGACCTTCCCACGCAGATGGGGATCGATAGCGATGCTCCGCGCGCGCTGGGCGAAGTGGGGCGCGTTGGCGTGGCGATCGACACCGTCGAGGACATGCACGCGCTGCTGCTCGACCTCCCGCTCGACAAGGTGTCGACGTCGATGACGATCAATGCCACCGCCGCCACCCTGCTGGCGATGTACATCGTGGTGGCGGAAGAACGCGGCATCGCGCGCGCGCAGGTGAGCGGGACGATCCAGAACGACCTACTCAAGGAGTACATCGCGCGCGGGACCTACATCTACCCGCCCGGCCCCTCGCTTCGACTCATCGCCGACATCTTCCGCTTCTGTGCGGCCGAGGTGCCCAACTGGAACCCCATCTCGATCTCGGGCTACCACATTCGCGAGGCGGGGGCGACGGCGGTGCAGGAGCTGGCGTTCACCTTTGCCAACACGCTCGAGTACGTGCGCCAGGCCATCGCGGCGGGGTTACCGGTGGATCGCTTCGCACCGCGCCTCTCCTTCTTCTTCGCGGCGCACAACGACCTGTTCGAGGAGGTGGCCAAGTTCCGCGCCGCGCGCCGCATCTACGCGCGCCTGATGCGCGAGCGCTTCGGCGCCAGCGATGCGTCGTGCCGCCTGCGATTCCACACGCAGACGGGGGGCGTGACGCTCACGGCGCAGCAGCCGCTCAACAACGTGGTGCGGGTGGCAGTGCAGACGCTGGCCGCCACGTTAGGCGGGACGCAGTCGCTGCACACCAACGGCTACGACGAGGCGCTCGCCCTCCCCACGGCCGAGGCGGCGACACTCGCGCTGCGCACGCAGCAGGTGGTGGCCTACGAGTCGGGGGTGGCGTCGACGGTCGATCCGCTGGCGGGGTCGTACTACGTGGAGGCGCTGACCGACGAACTCGAGCGGCAGACGCTCGAACTCCTGGCCAAGGTGGACGAGATGGGAGGCGCCGAGCGCGCCATTGCCGCCGGCTTCTTCCAGGACGAGATCGCCCGCAGCGCGTACGCGCACCAACTGCGCGTGGAGTCGGGAGAGACGGTGGTGGTGGGGGTGAATCGGTTCGACGACGGGCGCGACCCTCCCATCATAGCGTCGCCCGACTTTTCACGGCTCGAGCTCGAGCAGGTGCAGCGGCTGCGCGCGGTGAAGGCAACGCGCGACCGGGAACGAGTCGACGCCTCGCTCGCGGCGTTGTCGGCGGCGGCCGCCCCCTACGCGGACCGGTCGGACGGAGCGTCCGGCGGCTGGGGCCCTGAGGGGGCGGGCGTGCTGCCGACGCTGATGCCGCTCATCATCGACGCCGTTCGCGCGCGTGGCTCGGTTGGGGAAATCAGCGATACGCTGGAGCGAAGCTGGGGGCAGTTCCGGCCGGCGTGA